A region of Oryzias latipes chromosome 18, ASM223467v1 DNA encodes the following proteins:
- the LOC111949273 gene encoding interaptin-like, which produces MEPSRRRPVRKSTKNLQLSYFDSVVENESTFYFRFDSTRPKNLNTFMDWDDTDEDNDYPPPSDDDNEEEEFPETPGTPHYDYSPLSENEDEEFTEMPETPEPKKQQDWGNLKPKTCPENQTLGLKPLSFAPPVSFRPAAFFPVKPVSVPKSAQPEEIKPLGKGKQSATALDEPTSTSESTSVENAEALQVENTALKSEVERLKELLQQKDQKLADAALKADHFEEQMSHKTELLAKERLLNDHQLALTEAKNHLAKEREENTSLKQQMAELRKAHEQDKAANEKNFLEALSSKEKSMEQLRETITGKETIMSKFEKVSRTRIVKLLGQIDDLKLEQRKKDYMLREAARKADELEEEMSQERQQWQEEKSSVFQEMAQLKSVQEDKETQVTESKRVSKKKMVQLLRQMHDLKVQHEQEHLDLTSKWEMEKECLLNYHQLTLTEALTQLAKEREENTSIKQEMAELRKAHEEDKAATEKNFLELRSNNEKSMEQLKETIREKDVILSNSVRVSKKKIVQLQNQIEGLERKQQQERLELTRNLEKEKGDLQYHYAMMLETEQDQMDEDREAWKREKDSMLEKIAELERKCEEHKAACYQSEKNISELLSNNKKAMGKLRETIKEKDAVISNSKVILREKLEQKDQQLETVKKASDKKNLDLSMKLHQVEEELKQERVKTNQAKHSFDLEVEESTKLRAALVQKELEGQQQLEEERQQLEEEKSTLSQQIAHLKKVVKKKKTIIRKTQEDFQLQVHQLQQQVDELKEKTTKKNVGRRFLNLFRRSRKKD; this is translated from the coding sequence ATGGAACCATCAAGACGCCGTCCTGTCCGAAAAAGCACCAAGAATTTGCAACTCAGCTATTTTGATTCTGTTGTGGAGAACGAgtccactttttattttaggtttgaTTCTACCCGTCCTAAAAATCTAAACACTTTCATGGACTGGGATGACACTGACGAAGACAATGATTACCCTCCCCCTTCAGATGATGATAATGAGGAGGAGGAATTTCCTGAGACTCCAGGAACTCCTCACTATGATTATTCTCCCCTTTCTGAAAATGAGGATGAAGAATTTACTGAGATGCCAGAAACCCCTgaaccaaaaaaacagcaggattGGGGAAACCTCAAGCCTAAAACCTGCCCAGAAAACCAAACCTTAGGGTTAAAACCCTTAAGTTTTGCTCCACCCGTCTCCTTTCGTCCAGCTGCATTCTTTCCTGTGAAGCCGGTGTCTGTCCCTAAATCAGCTCAGCCTGAAGAAATCAAACCCTTGGGAAAGGGAAAACAAAGTGCAACTGCTTTGGATGAGCCAACTTCAACCTCTGAGTCGACCTCAGTGGAGAACGCAGAAGCACTTCAAGTAGAGAACACTGCTCTGAAAAGTGAAGTAGAGCGTCTGAAGGAGCTTCTCCAGCAGAAAGATCAGAAGCTGGCGGATGCTGCTCTCAAAGCTGATCACTTTGAAGAACAGATGAGCCACAAGACAGAACTTTTAGCAAAAGAGCGTCTTCTAAATGACCATCAGCTGGCATTAACAGAAGCCAAAAACCATCTggctaaagaaagagaagaaaacacctCCCTCAAGCAACAAATGGCTGAACTAAGAAAAGCTCATGAGCAGGATAAGGCCGCAAATGAAAAGAACTTTCTGGAGGCGCTCTCCAGTAAAGAGAAGAGCATGGAACAGTTAAGAGAAACCATCACAGGAAAAGAGACCATCATGAGCAAATTTGAAAAGGTCTCCAGGACAAGGATCGTAAAACTACTAGGTCAGATCGACGACCTAAAATTGGAGCAACGGAAGAAAGATTATATGCTGCGGGAAGCCGCTCGGAAAGCCGATGAGTTGGAAGAAGAGATGAGCCAAGAAAGACAGCAATGGCAGGAAGAAAAGTCCTCTGTCTTCCAAGAAATGGCTCAGCTAAAGTCAGTTCAGGAGGACAAGGAGACCCAGGTGACTGAGTCTAAAAGAGTCTCCAAGAAAAAGATGGTCCAACTACTCCGTCAGATGCACGACCTAAAAGTGCAGCATGAGCAGGAACATTTGGACCTCACCAGCAAATGGGAAATGGAGAAAGAGTGTCTTCTAAATTACCATCAGCTGACATTAACAGAAGCACTAACTCAGCTggctaaagaaagagaagaaaacacctCCATCAAgcaagaaatggctgaactaaGAAAAGCTCATGAGGAGGATAAGGCCGCAACTGAAAAGAACTTTTTGGAATTGCGCTCCAATAATGAGAAGAGCATGGAACAGTTAAAAGAAACCATCAGAGAAAAAGATGTGATCTTAAGCAATTCTGTAAGGGTCTCCAAGAAAAAGATCGTCCAGCTCCAAAATCAGATTGAGGGTCTAGAAAGGAAGCAACAGCAGGAACGTTTGGAGCTTACCAGAAATTTGGAAAAGGAGAAAGGGGATCTTCAATATCACTATGCTATGATGTTGGAGACAGAACAAGATCAGATGGATGAAGACAGAGAAGCATGGAAGAGGGAAAAGGACTCCATGCTGGAAAAAATAGCTgaattagaaagaaaatgtgaggAGCATAAGGCAGCCTGTTACCAAAgtgaaaagaacatttcagaatTGCTCTCCAATAACAAGAAGGCCATGGGAAAATTAAGAGAAACCATCAAAGAAAAAGATGCGGTCATAAGCAATTCTAAGGTCATCTTGAGGGAAAAGCTGGAGCAAAAAGACCAACAGCTTGAGACGGTAAAAAAGGCCTCTGACAAGAAGAATTTGGACCTCAGCATGAAATTACACCAAGTGGAAGAAGAGCTTAAACAAGAGAGGGTCAAAACAAATCAAGCCAAACACAGCTTTGACCTGGAGGTAGAGGAGTCCACCAAATTAAGAGCTGCTTTGGTCCAGAAAGAACTGgaaggccagcagcagctggaagaagaaagacaacagctggaagaagaaaagtccACCCTTTCACAACAAATCGCTCACCTAAAGAAAGTtgtcaagaagaaaaagaccatcatcagaaaaactcaAGAGGATTTCCAGCTCCAAGTTCATCAACTACAGCAGCAGGTGGATGAGCTGAAAGAGAAGacgacaaagaaaaatgttggtcGGAGGTTCCTGAACCTGTTTAGAAGAtctagaaaaaaagactaa
- the LOC111949276 gene encoding zinc finger BED domain-containing protein 4-like, with the protein MMRHLRSVHHVETPQSANQAFNPPHIVSRKQELDSALVDMIVMDAQPFSIVEDKGFKAFVNLLDPSYIIPNRKALRTMVEEKYKAKKEKALDVVSRASAVSLTADMWTSINMDAYLAVTSHFITEEVELASVVLGVLKFPQTHTAAHLAEAKNLLMEEWGIKGKVTGLVTDCAPNMVACANILLLRHIMCFAHMLNLVVKKSLAQTPELEDVRSKGRRIVGLFKSSTTAKEKLSEMERQLARPEHKLMQEVETRWNSTFNMLERLFKEREPLGAALATLHTDLPPLTSEDYQAIHHCLSVLSPFQEATVELSTEKRVSASKVIPMVKMLKHYISSRCGQITHPLGEKNWPLT; encoded by the exons ATGATGCGACATCTCCGCTCCGTTCATCATGTTGAAACTCCGCAGTCGGCAAATCAAGCCTTCAATCCACCTCATATTG TGTCAAGAAAGCAAGAACTTGATTCTGCATTGGTGGATATGATTGTAATGGATGCACAACCATTTTCAATTGTTGAAGACAAGGGCTTCAAG GCTTTTGTCAACCTTTTGGACCCATCCTACATAATTCCTAATAGGAAGGCCTTGAGGACAATGGTGGAGGAGAAGTACAAAGCCAAAAAGGAGAAGGCTTTAGATGTGGTTAGCAGGGCCTCTGCTGTCAGCCTTACAGCAGACATGTGGACATCCATTAACATGGACGCTTACTTGGCTGTAACAAGCCATTTTATCACCGAGGAG GTGGAGCTGGCCTCTGTGGTCTTGGGGGTTCTGAAGTTTCCCCAAACCCACACCGCAGCTCACTTGGCTGAGGCCAAAAATCTTCTCATGGAAGAATGGGGAATTAAAGGGAAG GTGACAGGCCTGGTTACAGACTGTGCTCCCAACATGGTTGCATGTGCTAATATATTACTGCTTCGGCACATAATGTGTTTTGCACATATGCTTAATTTGGTGGTGAAAAAGTCCCTAGCCCAAACCCCTGAACTAGAGGATGTCCGAAGTAAGGGGCGTAGGATTGTCGgtctttttaaatccagcacCACAGCGAAGGAGAAGCTGTCAGAGATGGAGCGACAGCTGGCCAGGCCAGAGCACAAATTAATGCaagag GTGGAAACAAGATGGAACAGCACATTTAATATGTTGGAAAGGTTGTTTAAGGAGAGAGAGCCACTGGGGGCAGCTCTGGCCACCCTCCATACAGACCTTCCTCCACTCACCTCAGAGGACTACCAGGCCATACACCACTGCTTGAGTGTTCTTTCACCGTTTCAAGAGGCCACAGTTGAGCTTtcgacagaaaaacgagtgtcaGCATCCAAAGTCATTCCCATGGTCAAAATGCTGAAACATTACATCTCAAGCAGGTGTGGTCAGATCACACACCCACTTGGTGAAAAAAACTGGCCACTAACTTGA